TTTGCCAGTTGAACAAGCGCACCACCGACGCCGCCGGATGCACCGGGGATGAGGACTGTATCATTTCCTGTCACTTGGGCGCGCGTCAGCATCCCCTCCGCAGTGGAATACGAACAGGAGAATGTCGCAAGCTCCGCATCTGACAGGTCGGACTGGATGGCCAGTGCATTGCGCGCGGGCGTCGTTGTGAACTCTGCAAAACCGCCATCGCGTTCAGATCCGAAATAGCCCGTCTTGTTGAGGTCTTCGAGATCGTCCGCATCACGAAGCCAGCCATCTGTAATGACCCTTTCGCCGATGCGTGCGGCATCAACCCCGGCCCCCACCGCCACGATGCGACCACAAACATCTGCGCCCTGAATGCGGGGAAATGTGATCGGCGCACCGCCCCATGACGGATCTTCCTGATCAACCTTAGCGTAGCCTGCGCCTGTTGTGGCATCACTCACCGCCTTGGAATACCAGCCTGAACGCGTGTTCACGTCGGTGTTGTTCAACCCGCAGGCCCCGACGCGGATCAGCACATCACCGGCAGCAGGCACCGGGCGCGGCCACTCTGCGTGCAGGACCATCTGGTCAAGGTCTCCATGGCCCATGGTGACCATGGCTTTCATTGTTTTGGGCAGGGTCATGGCGCATCCGATCTTGGTTTGAGGCTTTGAGGGTCATAGGCGGGCTCTCCCAGAACGCGCGCTTGGCGCGGCGCGCCATGGATGACCACCTGCAAGGCGGTTCCCGGGTTTGCGGCCTCCGGTTTGACGTAGGCAAAGGCCAGAACCTTGTCGACGGTCGGGCCATAGGCAACCGATGCGGTTGACCCGACCACAGTTCCGTTCAGCATCACCGCTTCACCGCCATGGCCATCCGCCTTGCCATCCGGGTCAATCTCAAGATACGCGCAGACCCACGGCAGCTCCGTGTTGAATGTCATATCGCGCCCCAGATAGTCCTTGTCCCTGCGCGCAAAACGCAGCACATCGGCCTCGGCCAGCGTCACCTCGTTGGTCAACTCTCCCGCACCCTTGAAGCCTTTTTCCATGCGCATGACGTTCATGGCAAAGGATCCGTAATCTGCGATGCCAAAGGCCTCCCCCGCCGCCCAAAGAGCGGAATAGACATCAAGGCAAGCCGCGTTCGGCATGTGAAATTCCCACCCCAACTCACCCGCATAGGACATGCGAAACGCCCATATTGAATGGCCCGCGACCGTGATTTTCTGCGCGGATAACCAGCGAAAACCCGCATTGGACAAATCCGCATCCGTACAAGCGGCCAAAACGTCCCGCGCCTGCGGTCCGTTCAGGGACAAGGCGGACCAGTCGGCAGAGAGGGATGTAACGGTCACCCCTGCACCATCGCAATGCTGGTTCAGATGGTCCAGCAAACGGTGCTCAAAGAACGCGGCGCACACCAGATAATATTTGTCCGCCGCCATGCGCACAATCGTGGTTTCCAACTCGATCCGGCCGGCGCGGTTCAGCATATGGGTCAGAGTGATCGAGCCGTCTTTTTGCGGCATCCGGTTGGCGGTCAGGCGATCCAGCACGGCATGGGCGTCCGGCCCCTGGACAAGAACCTTGGTGAAGGCCGTCACATCCATGATACCAACGGCCTTGCGTACGGTTTCCACCTCCGCCGCCACAATGTCATCCACCGGTGTGCGGTTGAAGGAATAGTGATCATGTTGCGCCACGCCATTCCTTGCAAACCAGCGCGGGCGTTCAAATCCGAAGACTTCCTCATGCACGGCCCCTTTTGCGCTCAGCAGATCGTGCAACGGAGAGGGTTTGACAGGTCGCCCCGCAAAACGGTTGAAATGCGGGAACGGAATTTCGTGTCGCAGGCAATAATCTTCCTCCGCCTTCACCACTTGCCATTCCTTCGTGGCATAGCTGCCAAACCGGCGCGGATCATACTCGCGCATCGAGATATCGGCCGCCCCATGCACCATCCAGCGCGCCAACTCGCGGGTCAGCCCCGGGCCCCAGCCAATGCCGATCTGCGTGCCGCAACAACACCAGTAATTGCGCACGCCCGCGGCCGGACCAATCAGCGGATTGCCGTCAGGGGGGTGGCTGATTGCCCCGTGGACTTCGCGTTGAATGCCAAGCTCGGCAAAAATCGGCATGCGGTTCAGGCTTTCCTCAAGATAGGGCATCACACGGTCATAATCCGCGTCAAACAGCCAGTTTTCGTAATCCCAGGGGCAATGGTCATGCCAAACGGAGTTGGGGTTTTCCTTCTCGTAAATCCCGATCAACCCGCGTTTTTGCTCCATACGGATGTAGCCGGACACCTTTTTGTCGTCGCGGATCACCGGCAGTTCGGTCTCCAGCGTTTCGAATTCCGGCACCGGTTCGGTTACGAAATAATGGTGCGTCATCGAGGTCATCGGCAATTGCAGGCCCGACCACACACCCATCTGGCGCGCATAAGTACCGCCTGCGTTGACCACGTGTTCACAGGTTATACTGCCCTTGTCCGTCTCGACAATCCAGTCCCCGGACGGGCTTTGCGTGATGTTGGTCGCGCGGCATTGGCGGATGATCCTGACGCCCTTCTGGCGCGCGCCGGCGGCCATCGCCATGGTCACATTTGTCGGATCGACATGGCCGTCATCCGGCGTATGGAGCGCGCCCAGAACGCCCTCAAGATTGTAGAACGGATGCAGCGCGGCAACCTTGTCCGGGCGGACCAGTTCAATGTTGAACCCAAGCGCGCGCCCGACGGACAGCGTATGGCGCAGCCAATCCATCTCGTCCTCGGTATAGGCCAGGCGAAAGGAGCCGCACCCATGCCACGTCACGGGCTGGCCCGTCTCGGCTTCCAACCCGCCCGAATAGAGCCCGATGTTGTAATCCACGCATTTCCCGAGGCCAAAGCTCGATGTGGAATGGGTGATCTGCCCCGCCGCATGCCAGGTGCTGCCCGATGTCAGCTCCGCCTTTTCCAGCAAAACCGTGTCCTCGCCCCAGCCCTCATGGCCAAGGTGATATGCAAGCCCCACGCCCATGACCCCGCCGCCCACGATGACGACACGGGCCTGGGTTGGAAATTCTGCCGCCACGATCACATCCTTTTTTTCGAGTCGATTTTCACTCGACAGGCTAAGCAAACAAAAATACCATCGTCAATCATGAATGGGACAAATGTATCAAAAACGATTCTCGAGCGTCTGGCAGGCGAGCTTTCAGATCTGACGCCAGAAGCCCGCAAGGCCGCCACCTATGTGCTGGAAAACCCGCGCGATGTGGGGGTGTCGACCGTGCGCGAAATCGCGCAATCCGCCAACGTGAAGCCCAACACAGTTGTGCGCATGGCGCGGCAGGTGGGCTTTGAAGGGTATGAAGACTTCCGCGCGCCATTTCGCGATGCCATCCGGCGCGGGGCGGCTGATTTCCCCGACCGCGCCCGCTGGTTGCAGGACATCCGCAAAACCGGCGAGTTGGGCGGGCTCTATGCTGATGTGGTCCGCGATGCGCTGGCCAATATCGAAGAAACATTCGCTGATATCTCGACGCAGGATCTGAAAACCGCCGCCGAGGCAATCTGGAACGCGCGCCGCGTCTTTACGCTTGGGGTGGGCGTCAACAATTCGGTTGCGCGCAACTTTACCTACCTTGCTTCGACCGGCATGACCGAATTTCATGCCATCCCGCGGCCCGGCTCAACGCCGGTGGATGATCTGGCCTGGGCAGATGGCAACGACATCCTGATCGCCGTGACCTGCAAACCCTATCGCTCTGAGGTTGTCGAAGCCGTCAAGATCGCCCGGGAGCAGGGCATGAAAATCGTGGGTCTGTCCGACAGCCCGGCCAGCCCGATCATCCGGGACGCCGATCATGGCTTTGTCGTCTGCGTTGACACTCCGCAGTTTTTCCCATCCTCGGTCAGCATCATCGCGCTTCTGGAAACGCTGCTGTCCTTCGTGATCGCAGTCGCCAGCGATGAAATCGTTGAACGGGTCGAAACATTTCACAAACGCCGCCATCAGCTTGGCCTCTATCATGAGGAGACAAAATGACCGCCCCGATCCGATCCTTGGCGGCGCGGTACTACACCGACCCCGAAGTGTTTCGCATCGAAAACGCAGGTCTTCTGGCGCAGACATGGCAATTCGGATGTCATGCTTCCGACCTTGCGCGTATCGGCGATTATGCCACTTTCGAGATTGCCGGTGAAAGCCTGTTTGCGATCCGGGGCCGGGATGAAAAAATCCGCGTGTTCTACAACGTTTGTCAGCATCGTGCGCATCAACTGGTTTCGGGCCGGGGATCAACCCGTGTTGTTGTGTGCCCCTATCATGCGTGGACGTATGAGCTGACCGGCGAACTGCGTGCGGGACCCAATATCAATGCTGTCGAAGGCTTTGATAAATCAGGCATTTGCCTCACGGAGGTGCGCGCCGAAGAGCTTATCGGATTTGTGTTTGTGAACCTTGATCCGGATGCGGCGCCGATGGAGGAGTGGTTTCCACAAGCGCGCGCCGAATTGGAAGAATGGGTGCCGAACTGGGCTGATCTGAGGCCGCTGGAGTGGGTGGACATTCCCGAGACCTGCAACTGGAAGGTCTCGGTCGAGAACTATTCGGAGTGTTACCACTGCGCGCTCAACCACCCGACCTTCGCCAATGGGGTCGTCAGGCCGCAGACCTATGACATCCAGCCGCAGGGCAAATGCCTGCGTCACACAACCGAATGCCAAAGCCTTGAGGACATGACCTATGATGTGCACTCGGGCTTCGCCCATCAATATGAGTATTCAAGCTGGTTTCTATGGCCGATGTTTTCGTTTCAGGTCTATCCGGGCAATGTGCTGAACACCTATCACTGGCGCGCGATTGATGCCACTCATGTGGTGGTATGGCGGGGCTGGTATTCGGTGGGCGGTGTTGAGGACCCAAAGGTCCGCGCTCTGGCCGTGCAGGACCGTGAAACCACCGTTGAAGAGGATATTCATCTGGTGGAATCCGTACAGCGCGGGCTTGGCTCGCGCGGGTATCGACCCGGTCCTCTGGTTGTTGATCCCCGGGGCGGGGTGAATTCGGAACATCCGGTGATGCATTTGCAAGCCTGGATGCGCGAGGCGATCGATGGATAAGTCACGCGCCGGGGGCTGCGCCTGTGGCAATCTGCGCTACACCGTGAGCGGACCGCCGAATTGGACGGCCCTGTGCCACTGTGACGATTGCCGGCGCGCCTGTTCTGCGCCCATCGTTGCGTGGATGGGATACTCTCTGAACCGGGTTGACTGGGACGGCGTGCGGGCGACGCGCGCGTCCTCGGCATTCGCAACGCGCGGGTTTTGCCCGGAGTGTGGCACGCAGATGAGCTTTGAAAGCAGCCGTTGGCCCGGCGAGGTTCATCTCTACCCTGTGACCCTGGATGATCCGTCAGACTATGTGCCCGACCTTCACTGCTATGTCTCAGAGCGCCTCACCTGGCTGCATGTTGTGGATGATTTGCCAAAACACGCAGGGTCCGCAGATGCACCCTGACGGACGTGGCGCGCATGGGTGGATGCCTGTCCGGATTGGCCCTCGCATGTGCGATCTCACGCGCATCAGGCACCTTTACCGCCGGGTAAAACCGCATGATGCTCACCCCCCTCAGCACCGGATCAAACCCGCATGAAAAACCACTGGCAAAACTACATCAACGGCGCATGGGTCGATGGCGGCGCAGGGCGGATTGACGTCATGAACCCCGGCACCGGTGAAAAACTGGCCGATCAAGCGCTCGCAGACAGCGCCGATGTGGACCGCGCGGTGCAGGCCGCGCGCGCGGTGCATCTGTCGGGTGCGCTCTCTGATCTGCGTCCGGTTGAGCGTGGCCGCAAGGTCCAGGCCATGGGCCGCTACCTGCTGAATCACATCGAAGAGATCGCCCCGGTCCTGACACTGGAACAGGGCAAACCGCTCTGGGAATCGCGCATCGAAATTGAAGGTGCCGCGCGTTATTTTGAGTATTACGGCAATCAGGCCGAGACCGTGGAAGGCCGCTCGATCCCGCTTGGCAGGGGCTATTTCGACTTTACCACCTGTGAACCCTTTGGCGTCAGCGCGCAGATCATCCCGTGGAACTACCCGGTGGAAATGACTGCACGCTCGCTTTCTGTGGCACTTGCCACCGGCAACGCCTGTGTGATCAAGACGCCGGAATTGACACCACTAAGCACGGCTTGGTTTGCCCATGCCGCAGAAGCCGCCGGATTGCCCAAGGGGGCCGTGAACATTCTGTGCGGTCTGGGTCAAGAGGCCGGGGCCGCCCTGTCTGCGCATCCGCAGGTCAACCAGATCGTCTTTACCGGCTCGGTGCCAACCGGTGTCGCCATCGCTTCGGCCGCTGCCAGAAACGTGGTGCCTTGCGTTCTGGAACTGGGCGGCAAATCCGCCGCAATCGTTCACGCGGACGCAGACCTTGAAGCGTTTGAGAAAGACGTGCGATGGGGCATCTACTTCAACGCCGGCCAGGTTTGCTCCGCCATGAGCCGCGTCATCGCGCATGACAGCATCCATGACGAACTGGTCGCGCGCATGGTGGGTGTGGCGCAGTCGCTCACGGTCAGGCCCGGGATCGAACAACCCGAATTCGGACCCGGGATGGGCGCGATGGTGTCCGAGGCACAGCGTGACCGCGCCGTCGCCATGATCGCCCAGGCTCAAGCCGAGGGCGCCACTGTTGCCACCGGCGGGCACAAACTGAACCGGCCCGGCGCGTTTCTGGAGCCGACGATCCTGACCGATGTGACGCCCGAAATGACAATCGCACAGGAAGAGGTGTTCGGCCCGGTCTTGTCCGTCCTCAGGTTTTCCCATGATGCAGACGCGCTCAAAATCGCGAACGGCACGCCCTATGGTCTTGTCAGTGGCGTCTTCACCCGCAGTCTGGATCGCGCAACCACGGCGGCGCGCGACTTGCGCGCGGGGCAGGTTTTTGTAAACGAATGGTACGCGGGTGGCGTGGAAACCCCCTTTGGCGGATATGGAAAATCCGGCTATGGCCGCGAAAAGGGCCGCGAGGCCTTGTGGAATTACGTGCAGACGAAAAATGTCGCGATTAAGCTCGCCTGAGCGCGCAATACTAGAAAGTAACGATCAAGCTCGCTTGAACGCCCAAATTATGGAAGAACTCTTGAAGGACAAGGATATGAGCAGTTTCGACGAAGACCTCTTTCTCAAAGGCCTGGCACAACGCAAAGCGACCCTTGGCGCGGAATATGTGGAGAAAAACCTGGCCGCCGCTGATGATTTCACCCGGCCGTTTCAGGAAGCCATGACGGCCTGGTGCTGGGGCTTTGGCTGGGGCGACGATGTCATTGATGCCAAGACGCGCTCGATGATGAACCTGTCGATGATCGGGGCCTTGGGCAAGATGAACGAATGGGAACTGCATTGTCGCGGCGCGATCAACAACGGCGTCAGTCATGACGAGATCCGCGCCATCATCCACGTCATTGGCATCTATTGCGGTGTGCCGCAGGCACTGGAGTGCTTTCGTGTGGCGCGCAGGGTAATTGAAGCGGAATAACAACCAGCTCCACATCAATCACGGCGCCCATCGAGCCCGCGGGCAAGGGTGCCGCGCCCAAACGGCAGCAATAACCACCCTTGCAACCTTTTGTGTCGTATCGCGGGGGTTACAGCGCCGCGTGATCGCTTAACCCCATCTCAGCAAACCCCGCCGGGCGCTTTGTTAACCGGCATTTTCACGTACACGGGGTGTACAGCCTGTGTACAGGTTGTGTACGGGCTGTGCCACGCGCTTTGGCCATAAGGCAAAGGCGTTTACCACGGCTGACCGGCGCTTGCCCGGAACCCGGCCGTTAACCGTTGCGCGTGCGCCCTGTTCGCCCTTATGAAAGCGGATGCTGAGTTACCAACATATCTATCACGCCGGCAATCTCGCGGATGTGCACAAGCACGGGCTGCTGGCCTGGATCCTGTCTTATCTGACGCGTAAGGACAAACCGCTGAGCTATATTGAAACCCATGCGGGCCGCGCGCTTTATGATCTTGATGATCCCTCTGCGCTGAAAACCGGCGAGGCGGTGCGGGGCATCGACAGGCTGTCCCCGCGGGTTCCGCCCGATCACGCCTACGCGCAGGCGCTGGCGCGGACACGGGCGAGCCATGGTGCGCGCAGCTATCCGGGCTCGCCCCTGATTGCCGCACAAGTGTTGCGCCCCACAGACAGCATACACCTGGCAGAACTGCATCCGCAGGAACACGCAGCACTTGATTTTGCGATGTCGTCCCATGGTGCGAAATGCTACCGAACGGATGGGTTTGAACTGGCACATTCCCTGTGTCCGCCCACCCCTCGGCGGGGCATCATGCTGATTGATCCCAGCTATGAAATAAAGAACGACTACCGCGATATTCCGCGCCACGTCGCCAGAATTACGCGCGCCTGGAATGTCGGGATTATCTGCCTGTGGTATCCCATTCTCACCTCGCGCGCGCATCTTGAGATGGTGCAAACACTCCGGGCCCAGCACCCCGAAGCGCTGTCCCATGAAGTGCATTTCCCTCCGGCGCAGCCCGGTCACGGCATGGTTGGGTCGGGTCTTTTCGTGATCAATCCGCCCTATGGGCTCACAGAGGAAACCGACAGGTTTTCCAAGCTTTTCAAGAACCTGTAGGCTCCACAGGGGTCACCGGGTTTTAGGCGCTAGGCACATGGAGAATTGCGTGTCAGAGTAGGGCCATGCGCGCGTTGTTGACAGTATGCCTTGTGGGTTTTGGCCAGACAGCCCTCGCCTGCAACGCGCCGGTTTATCCGGTGCAGGCAAAGGTGGGCGAACCGGTTCATATCAGCATTTTAGACAGGTTCGGTTCGATCCAACGGCGGGCGTATCACAGCTGGGCTGCAAAAGCTGTGGACGGTGTCATGGATTGCCCGTCTTCGCATGAGCATTCGGCGGCGGCCTTCCGGTCAGACAGCGACGCACCCGCCGCGTTTTACCATCCGCAGCGGCTTGCAATTATGCATCCACGCGACTGCGCATTTGGCTTGATGCTCGCACTGTCCGCAGCACATGCCACAAGAATTACGCCAACGCGTACCGATCTTTTGGATCGCCGCGCATTATTTCATCGATATAAACCCACACTGGATTTCAGCTAAAACACAATGTTTGATAGACTTTTTTCGCGCAGACCGGCCAAATCAACCCCCTTGCCGCAGCCAAACGCACAGCTCGCCCTCGGCGCTCTACTGGTGCGTATTGCTTTGGCCGACCGCACCTATATGGCGTCTGAAATCGGGCAGATTGACCGCATTCTGGCAGCCACATTCAATCTGAAACCGTTGGAGGCGGCCAAGCTGCGCGCGACCTGCGAAGCGCTGGAACGCCATGCGCCCGGAACGCCCGAATTTGCGAAAATACTGCGCCAGGAAGTCGCCTATGATGATCGCAAAGCGCTCGCAGATGCCATGTGGGCCGTCGCCCTTGCAGATGGTCACCAAGACGAAGATGAGGAAATTCAATTACTTGCCATTGAGACGGCCCTTGGATTGTCAGACGCGGATATTGCAGCGGCGCGACAAAACGCACTGGATCGCAAATGATATTGGCACCCGGGAAATTCCTGACTATATCGAGGCCATGTTTGGAGAATTCATAAAACGGTTGACGC
This genomic interval from Paracoccaceae bacterium contains the following:
- a CDS encoding alcohol dehydrogenase family protein, giving the protein MTLPKTMKAMVTMGHGDLDQMVLHAEWPRPVPAAGDVLIRVGACGLNNTDVNTRSGWYSKAVSDATTGAGYAKVDQEDPSWGGAPITFPRIQGADVCGRIVAVGAGVDAARIGERVITDGWLRDADDLEDLNKTGYFGSERDGGFAEFTTTPARNALAIQSDLSDAELATFSCSYSTAEGMLTRAQVTGNDTVLIPGASGGVGGALVQLAKRRGARVIAMASETKHAEVATLGPDLILPRAPDNLRAALGAEKVTVLADVVGGPYWPTLIDVLERGGRYTCSGAIAGPIVQLDLRTFYLRDLTFTGSTVIAPEVMSNLIRYIENGDIKPALAATYPLEQLREAQAAFIAKTHVGNIVVTP
- a CDS encoding FAD-dependent oxidoreductase, which translates into the protein MVAAEFPTQARVVIVGGGVMGVGLAYHLGHEGWGEDTVLLEKAELTSGSTWHAAGQITHSTSSFGLGKCVDYNIGLYSGGLEAETGQPVTWHGCGSFRLAYTEDEMDWLRHTLSVGRALGFNIELVRPDKVAALHPFYNLEGVLGALHTPDDGHVDPTNVTMAMAAGARQKGVRIIRQCRATNITQSPSGDWIVETDKGSITCEHVVNAGGTYARQMGVWSGLQLPMTSMTHHYFVTEPVPEFETLETELPVIRDDKKVSGYIRMEQKRGLIGIYEKENPNSVWHDHCPWDYENWLFDADYDRVMPYLEESLNRMPIFAELGIQREVHGAISHPPDGNPLIGPAAGVRNYWCCCGTQIGIGWGPGLTRELARWMVHGAADISMREYDPRRFGSYATKEWQVVKAEEDYCLRHEIPFPHFNRFAGRPVKPSPLHDLLSAKGAVHEEVFGFERPRWFARNGVAQHDHYSFNRTPVDDIVAAEVETVRKAVGIMDVTAFTKVLVQGPDAHAVLDRLTANRMPQKDGSITLTHMLNRAGRIELETTIVRMAADKYYLVCAAFFEHRLLDHLNQHCDGAGVTVTSLSADWSALSLNGPQARDVLAACTDADLSNAGFRWLSAQKITVAGHSIWAFRMSYAGELGWEFHMPNAACLDVYSALWAAGEAFGIADYGSFAMNVMRMEKGFKGAGELTNEVTLAEADVLRFARRDKDYLGRDMTFNTELPWVCAYLEIDPDGKADGHGGEAVMLNGTVVGSTASVAYGPTVDKVLAFAYVKPEAANPGTALQVVIHGAPRQARVLGEPAYDPQSLKPRSDAP
- a CDS encoding MurR/RpiR family transcriptional regulator, which gives rise to MNGTNVSKTILERLAGELSDLTPEARKAATYVLENPRDVGVSTVREIAQSANVKPNTVVRMARQVGFEGYEDFRAPFRDAIRRGAADFPDRARWLQDIRKTGELGGLYADVVRDALANIEETFADISTQDLKTAAEAIWNARRVFTLGVGVNNSVARNFTYLASTGMTEFHAIPRPGSTPVDDLAWADGNDILIAVTCKPYRSEVVEAVKIAREQGMKIVGLSDSPASPIIRDADHGFVVCVDTPQFFPSSVSIIALLETLLSFVIAVASDEIVERVETFHKRRHQLGLYHEETK
- a CDS encoding aromatic ring-hydroxylating dioxygenase subunit alpha, yielding MTAPIRSLAARYYTDPEVFRIENAGLLAQTWQFGCHASDLARIGDYATFEIAGESLFAIRGRDEKIRVFYNVCQHRAHQLVSGRGSTRVVVCPYHAWTYELTGELRAGPNINAVEGFDKSGICLTEVRAEELIGFVFVNLDPDAAPMEEWFPQARAELEEWVPNWADLRPLEWVDIPETCNWKVSVENYSECYHCALNHPTFANGVVRPQTYDIQPQGKCLRHTTECQSLEDMTYDVHSGFAHQYEYSSWFLWPMFSFQVYPGNVLNTYHWRAIDATHVVVWRGWYSVGGVEDPKVRALAVQDRETTVEEDIHLVESVQRGLGSRGYRPGPLVVDPRGGVNSEHPVMHLQAWMREAIDG
- a CDS encoding GFA family protein; amino-acid sequence: MDKSRAGGCACGNLRYTVSGPPNWTALCHCDDCRRACSAPIVAWMGYSLNRVDWDGVRATRASSAFATRGFCPECGTQMSFESSRWPGEVHLYPVTLDDPSDYVPDLHCYVSERLTWLHVVDDLPKHAGSADAP
- a CDS encoding aldehyde dehydrogenase family protein; its protein translation is MKNHWQNYINGAWVDGGAGRIDVMNPGTGEKLADQALADSADVDRAVQAARAVHLSGALSDLRPVERGRKVQAMGRYLLNHIEEIAPVLTLEQGKPLWESRIEIEGAARYFEYYGNQAETVEGRSIPLGRGYFDFTTCEPFGVSAQIIPWNYPVEMTARSLSVALATGNACVIKTPELTPLSTAWFAHAAEAAGLPKGAVNILCGLGQEAGAALSAHPQVNQIVFTGSVPTGVAIASAAARNVVPCVLELGGKSAAIVHADADLEAFEKDVRWGIYFNAGQVCSAMSRVIAHDSIHDELVARMVGVAQSLTVRPGIEQPEFGPGMGAMVSEAQRDRAVAMIAQAQAEGATVATGGHKLNRPGAFLEPTILTDVTPEMTIAQEEVFGPVLSVLRFSHDADALKIANGTPYGLVSGVFTRSLDRATTAARDLRAGQVFVNEWYAGGVETPFGGYGKSGYGREKGREALWNYVQTKNVAIKLA
- a CDS encoding carboxymuconolactone decarboxylase family protein codes for the protein MSSFDEDLFLKGLAQRKATLGAEYVEKNLAAADDFTRPFQEAMTAWCWGFGWGDDVIDAKTRSMMNLSMIGALGKMNEWELHCRGAINNGVSHDEIRAIIHVIGIYCGVPQALECFRVARRVIEAE
- the rlmJ gene encoding 23S rRNA (adenine(2030)-N(6))-methyltransferase RlmJ; this translates as MLSYQHIYHAGNLADVHKHGLLAWILSYLTRKDKPLSYIETHAGRALYDLDDPSALKTGEAVRGIDRLSPRVPPDHAYAQALARTRASHGARSYPGSPLIAAQVLRPTDSIHLAELHPQEHAALDFAMSSHGAKCYRTDGFELAHSLCPPTPRRGIMLIDPSYEIKNDYRDIPRHVARITRAWNVGIICLWYPILTSRAHLEMVQTLRAQHPEALSHEVHFPPAQPGHGMVGSGLFVINPPYGLTEETDRFSKLFKNL
- a CDS encoding TerB family tellurite resistance protein, encoding MFDRLFSRRPAKSTPLPQPNAQLALGALLVRIALADRTYMASEIGQIDRILAATFNLKPLEAAKLRATCEALERHAPGTPEFAKILRQEVAYDDRKALADAMWAVALADGHQDEDEEIQLLAIETALGLSDADIAAARQNALDRK